In Uranotaenia lowii strain MFRU-FL chromosome 2, ASM2978415v1, whole genome shotgun sequence, one genomic interval encodes:
- the LOC129746346 gene encoding protein D2-like has product MSISLLQSCSTLVRRSFLPASIRLYASAVKKTMEQHQVVPDVIPVAPAEEAKVSYPSGAVVQQGNELTPTQVKDIPKVEWNADSGSFYTLCMTDPDAPSRKEPTYREWHHWLVGNIPGAEVAKGETLSEYVGSGPPEGTGLHRYVFLVYKQNGKLSFDEPRLTNRSADNRGGFSIRKFAEKHQLGNPVAGNLYQAQWDDYVPLLYKQLGA; this is encoded by the coding sequence ATGTCAATCAGTTTGCTGCAATCGTGCTCTACACTCGTTCGTCGCAGCTTTCTTCCCGCTTCCATTCGTTTGTACGCTTCCGCCGTCAAGAAAACCATGGAACAGCACCAGGTTGTACCGGATGTCATCCCAGTGGCCCCAGCCGAGGAGGCCAAGGTGAGCTATCCTAGTGGCGCGGTGGTTCAGCAAGGAAACGAGCTGACCCCAACCCAGGTGAAAGACATCCCGAAGGTGGAATGGAATGCCGATTCTGGATCATTCTACACCTTGTGCATGACCGACCCGGATGCGCCTAGCCGGAAGGAACCAACTTACCGGGAATGGCACCATTGGTTGGTTGGAAACATTCCTGGAGCGGAGGTGGCCAAGGGCGAAACCCTTTCCGAGTACGTTGGATCCGGACCGCCGGAAGGAACCGGCCTGCACCGGTACGTCTTTTTGGTGTACAAGCAGAACGGCAAGCTGAGCTTCGACGAGCCACGGTTAACTAACCGCAGTGCGGACAATCGCGGCGGGTTCTCGATCCGAAAGTTCGCCGAGAAGCACCAGCTAGGCAACCCGGTTGCCGGCAACCTCTATCAGGCCCAGTGGGACGATTATGTACCGCTGCTGTACAAGCAACTGGGTGCCtaa
- the LOC129746547 gene encoding DNA polymerase delta subunit 2 has protein sequence MLFPEDKQFTGSGSKKLGDDDFRRLKVPYQYRSEQFHFKSKDFSKQFAYIYASRLEEMTRMMTERVKEKWGDKYPIKQLAELKEESPEKCIIIGTLFKHQELKPSILREISEENQLAPQPPRSHYADEADILILEDALQRIRLFGKLDVHSVVTGVVCAVLGYEDGDGRFTVDEYIFYEGGPQKPLKTLESSPLVVLISGLNLCSSSDFSISMELLQQWIFGNLEGFGQGRDWEAASVVRVIIAGNSIKASSKVKSNLHTRPTNESSDLLSAVKSVDTFVHNLSQSVDVDLMPGEHDPANHMLPQQPMHQCMFPKAVPFKSFRGVPNPYGCEIAGRFVLGTAGQNVHDIFRYSKIEDPLQALKSTLVWSHLAPTAPDTLPCYPYYEHDPFIIRECPSLYFAGNMSSFGTELWEGPQGQRTRLVCVPSFADTQCVAVVNLNTLDCQQVCFKVNDFEDGEE, from the exons ATGCTGTTTCCCGAGGACAAACAATTCACTGGATCCGGGTCCAAAAAGCTGGGAGATGACGACTTCCGGCGTCTCAAGGTTCCCTATCAGTACCGGTCCGAACAGTTCCATTTCAAATCGAAGGATTTCTCGAAACAATTCGCCTACATCTATGCCTCCCGGCTGGAAGAAATGACCAGGATGATGACCGAACGTGTAAAGGAAAAGTGGG gAGACAAATATCCTATTAAGCAGTTGGCCGAACTGAAAGAGGAAAGTCCGGAGAAGTGTATCATCATTGGAACACTGTTCAAACATCAGGAGCTGAAACCGAGCATTCTGCGGGAGATTTCCGAAGAGAATCAGTTGGCACCGCAACCTCCCCGATCTCACTATGCTGACGAGGCCGACATCCTGATTCTGGAGGATGCCTTGCAGCGGATTCGTCTCTTCGGCAAATTGGATGTCCATTCGGTCGTGACCGGAGTCGTCTGCGCCGTACTAG GCTACGAGGACGGCGATGGTCGATTCACGGTGGACGAGTACATCTTCTACGAAGGAGGACCCCAAAAACCGCTGAAGACGCTGGAAAGCTCGCCTTTGGTTGTGCTGATTTCCGGTTTAAATTTG TGTTCTTCGAGTGATTTCTCCATTTCGATGGAATTGTTGCAGCAGTGGATTTTTGGAAACCTGGAAGGTTTCGGGCAAGGTCGAGACTGGGAAGCGGCCAGTGTGGTTCGGGTAATCATTGCCGGAAACTCGATCAAAGCTTCGTCAAAAGTCAAAAGCAACTTGCACACTCGGCCGACCAACGAAAGTAGCGATCTGCTGAGTGCTGTCAAATCAGTGGATACATTCGTTCACAATTTATCTCAATCCGTTGACGTAGATCTGATGCCGGGTGAACATGACCCAGCCAATCATATGCTGCCCCAGCAACCCATGCACCAGTGTATGTTTCCCAAAGCCGTCCCTTTCAAGAGCTTCCGAGGTGTTCCAAATCCTTACGGGTGCGAAATTGCCGGAAGATTCGTGCTAGGAACAGCCGGGCAAAATGTGCATGACATATTCCGGTACTCGAAAATTGAAGACCCACTACAGGCTTTAAAAAGTACCCTCGTATGGAGCCACCTTGCGCCAACAGCTCCGGACACTTTACCCTGCTACCCGTACTACGAACATGATCCGTTCATTATCCGCGAATGTCCCAGCTTGTATTTTGCCGGAAATATGTCCAGTTTCGGCACCGAATTGTGGGAAGGTCCTCAAGGGCAGCGAACTCGGTTGGTTTGCGTTCCATCATTTGCGGACACACAATGTGTAGCCGTAGTAAATCTCAACACCCTGGACTGTCAGCAGGTTTGCTTCAAGGTGAACGATTTTGAGGACGGGGAGGAATAG